DNA from Rhinatrema bivittatum chromosome 16, aRhiBiv1.1, whole genome shotgun sequence:
accgAAACCTTTTGGCACCATTATACATGTATTACCCAGTTCTTTACTGAACTTAGtcatttgtgcctttttgtaaacagttgtgatggtatataacttaacaatggtatagaaaagattttaaataaataaatgtacagaacaggtgcttatgagaacacctgagcaaaaaagaaaacaaacaaataaagagATATATAATACTGGAAATGCTAAATCTTTTCTCTGTGCAACTCTATCCAGCAGTCTCATTCTTCTCTGTTGAATTTGTATATTATGTCCTTGGCTTGCACATGCACCAAACAATTCCTGAAGTTTTGCCAAGCCACTGATAAGAAAAAAACACTGCGTATGTGCTCCAAGATGGTAAACTTCATTTACTGCTACTAATTGCCATATTGTAACACATTCCATCCTGTGTAATTGCCAGATGTTTCAGCGCTTAGTACTAGTTTGTGACCTTGAAATATACAGGCTTCTTGTGGgcaaagaaggggggaggggaactgaAGGAAGGGGAGCCATGGGGACATCTGTGAAGGGGGAGAAGGTGGTGGAATTGTGTGAAGAGGAGCCATAGTCTGCTTCTAGCAGAaataggaggagaagggagagtgaCTGTCTGTGTGCATACAGACCTTGTAAGCATGAAGCAAAACTGTTTCTTATTGACACAAAACTATAACCATAtgacagtatttttctctcataaaGGACATAATTATACACACTCATACAGAGCTTCTATTGTTAAGTCAGACCAGAACATCGCAACCCTACCACACAATATCCCAACAACTATGCAGTTAAGGTCCTTTCACTACCGTATCCAAACTTTACAcacaggttcccccccccccccccccgacacacatcAGTTGCTTTGATGAGATTGCGGTTGTTGTACTGGGGAAGTCTAGAGAACTCAAGAAGTCTTAGAACTCTTTAATTAAGCTCCAGAGATTTCAAAATCCTTTGGTGTTGACTCCCAGCAGGATACATCTGTCAGCTCACATCTGTCACCAACCTTAACTCTCTCTAAGCATCTATAAAAGTCAACTCTACATGCCTCATACTCCCAGGCACACAAAGTAGGGAACATTCAGGGAAAGCTTCATCTGCTCTAGGAGTTGATATTGAAACAATTTCTTATTGCTGATTAATGgaggggattttattttttgccttaAATTTGTAGAtaaaggatttttttctttttttttcttaggtaGACCATAGACCtgaggagagaagtgaatgaaggAAGGAAGTAAATGAAGATGGGTAAGTAGAATTTAGTGTATTTTTATTTCATCTTGAAGACGTTTGTCCTTTGTGCTGCATTGTACACGGACATGAGCAGATTTATTTATGTACAGTATACATATATCTGAGACACCAATTTATGGCCAACATTTGCTAGTGTGCAGTgtcagttatatatatatatatatattatgatttAACACACCCAGAATGTGTTCCATGAGACTAGTGCCTTCCTGTAATCCAAACATTATATAGCATTAGTTGGCAAGAACTAGCTGAAAAACAATGCACATGGATTTCAAAATCAAAGCTATGCAAATTGTTTCCCTACCTTCTTCTCCCCCTGCCTaagcccctcccccatctctaGAAAATCTTTCCTCAGCCTGACTAAAAATATGCAGAATGTGGAAGCTGGTGCATATTTTTAACTGTTTCCTTTGGAAAcatatttttgtttcctttggaaaacctgttaaacatcgaaacgtAAACGTAagccattgtgatggcgaaaccgaacgacggtatataaaactcgacaaataaataaataaataagaaggggGCAATTCGCAGCCAGATCAATTTATCTGGGTGAATGGTAATTTTGAGTAGGAAGCATAGGTGCAAAATATGTGAGGCCACCAAACTAACCATAGCAAATTGGACAAAGGCGTCAATAAGAACAGCAGATTTGTTAAAAGGAAATCAGGCGCTATCAGGTATCAGAGCCCACCCAATTAGAGATCAGTCATCCTCTTGGGCGTAGGAAGGAGCTGTATATCCGGCAAAGATATGCAAAGTTGGCCACATGGTCCACATTACATTTCTGCTCAAAACCTTACAGATACGATGTTTTCATGAAAGAGAACACTGCTTATAAAGCAAGCATTCCGTATGCAGGTTTATTATTCTCCCACACTATACAAAATACACGTAAATCTACTCAACAACATGTTCGCGTATCTAAAAATACGCGACATGGTTTTTAAACATGTagcaatttatctggataactcgtGTTTGAAGACATATCCTGTTTTCttatatatctggctaagtggcggacATTTGCTATGCATgcgtatttgtgctcctaattttaatcattttccCAAGGAATTTTAACTTGTGTATTTTCCCTAGTGGCTGTTGGCTTTTATGTGCGCACATGATcacattttataatgtgtgcgggaaggaaattatcagttttaccaattagtccatccatttgcccagtctatctttaGGGTTTCCAAGAACCTGTAATGGAATCACTTAGCCTGTGTCTGACAACTCTGCCAGAAGATGCATTTAGAAATTAGGCCTTAGTGGAATCagagttctcacacagacagacatcaCATGATTGTAACTACTGTAAGAATAAGTGGTAAACACAGAATCTGATGTGAAGGGGGGGTCAGAATTACAAGGGACAGCCTAGTTTGAAAGCCACAGGCCAACCACTCtgtgaactcatatttactgttttgcactgtgaaatgcttgCCAACAGGCAAAAATCTAAAGACTGTAGTACCAGTGGTTCCAATGTGAAAATAAGTATTTAAGTGTTACCAGATTAGAGAAGGCTTCACAGCTGGGCTTGGAAATGGTAAGAACGCAGTGAGGGAGGGGACATTGCTCCTATCCCAAGCATTTGCCAGTTTTTAGGTTATAAAGAGTATGActagctaggggggggggggggggggggagagagagagatcgttTCCTGGACCTGACAGTGCAGACTGAACCTTTGGAAATGTaacctttgctctctctctctctctctttctttctctatgTACATATTTAGGGATTCTCTTTACTAATTATTATTACCTGAAATTAAGTCTTCTGTAttatctaattttatttattctctgttctgTCCTCTTATTGCTAAAATAAACCTCCTTTCATAAAGACCTGGAACCGTGACGTACTGAGTCAGAGTGTGCATGTGAGTATTTGTGTGGGGAGTAAGCCGCTGGGTTCAAGCTTCCAGGTAAAATCCCATTAGTTGCGTGTGTGCGTTTACATTGGGTAAGCCCCTGCAATAGTCCTGTATGCATGTAGGTAATAAGCCCCTCAGTGTAGACTCCAGTGAGATTagcgcccccaccccccacccccagtttaaGCCCTGGGGCAGAATGCTTTAATGCACAGTCCAGTTCACACAGACCCCCTCACATAATCAGTATTTGGCTACAAAGaaattctgatttatttatttatttatttatttttaatttttatataccgaagttcttgtgagaattataaatcaatccggtttacataaaacgatgaactgcccaacagagagaggggggctttacatagaaccatagaacagatggaacaatataaccaggtgacaatttaacatagtaatagatagatagatataatatatacaatttaactatttacaCTGGATAATTATTATTACAATTTACACTGGATAATTAGCAGGTCTAAATCACTGCCATACGTGCGTCACTTTTTAAGTTATAAAACAACACCGTAGATGtgcaaatgttggccccacccaggAACGCCTCTAGCCCACGCCTACCGCATCCCTTTGTTTAACGAGCAAATTTAGTGATACACcattacttgtgtgtgtgtgtatgtttgaggtttataaaatagcatttacatgAATATGTgctgtttgtgtgcacatgtgcttaTTCTTATGcacgcaacccttttaaaattcaccttatacttTTTCCACGCAACTACCAGTGAATTTTCTAATGAGTCACTTTCGCACATATAACCCTAGCGTGTCATGTGcgtaaacagctttgaaaattatctccataaAACTCCTGTGCATGTGCACTGTTTTCCTCCTTTGACCCCTTCAGAAGTTGCATGCAAATGAATGGTATAAACCTATTAAAATTTAACCTTGCTGGATGTTCAGTTCAAACATTATTCTTGCACAGTTTCAGGGGCATTTCAGAAAAACGAgctatgtctctctttttttggaAATCAGCTTGGACTTCGTTCCTTTTCCGACTCAGGGTTGCTGCTGGTTTCAATTCAAGAAGCAGCCATGAGATCTGCTAATCGGAAACCTGTCAAGTTTCCACTAGAAAAATTAGTGGGAGAAATCAGTTCTTCATTAAAACCCACTCATAGCATGCATTACTTCCTCTTTTATAACTCCGTATTTTCTATTGTTCTGGAAGttagattatttttttatgtttcggGAGCTTCTCAAAAATAGGAAAATAGGGCAGAGAGAATCTCAAATGTCCTTCAATTTTAGATGCAGAGGAAATTTTATTTGTAATAATCCAGATTTATCAATAGATGCAGTTTATTGTGCGAAACAGGGTCCTTGTCGGGGGACCATGTAACCCTTTATTAATTTGGAATATCTATTGATACTTCTGGACTATTATAAATAAAATCTCCTTTGAATCTAAAATTGAAGGACATTTGAGATTCTCTCTGCCCTATTTTCCTATTTTTGATTATTTCATGGGGTGGTGATTTATTGCATCTGGGGAGCTTCTTATACATAGCCAATCACACGTTTGATATGTATTTGCAATCTGAGCATGGGAGCGGTATTAAAACTAGAATCCCGTTGCTACATCTCCTCctaacccttttcccttacctcagCCCCAATTTACTAGAATCCCTTTGCTCCCTAGTTCTGTTTAACTTACCTCAACTAATATACCCCCAAAGTATAGTTCTGTGTTTTTTAATAGATtctacttttattatatttaaatatttatatacatactttcgtttaatatataacttgttaaatatataatctgttaaatgtataatctgttaaatgtataacgctccggcgtaagttaaatctgttaaatctgttaaatctgttaaatgtataacgctccggcgtaagttcctgttcattgtacaccgacgtgatatctttgatgagcggcggtatataaaaaattataaataaataaataaataaataaaacatttattttctgcaCTGCTTTCAAACTGTGCTAAAATCTCCTGTGTTTGTGCCACTCCTTCACCTTCTGACATGTTTTAATGCTGAAATGTGACGCAGACGGTGGTAATCTGTTTATTCACCCACTCAGGCTCATCGGATTGtgtcattagaacataagaacataagaaattccatactgggtcagaccaagggttccatcaagcccagtatcctgtttcctacagtggccaatccaagtcacatgtacctggcaagtacccagacattagacAGATCCCAGATGATTGTCCTCTACCACAGGGGTCCCTTATCCTTTCAAGGGAAGGGACACAGGAAATTTCAAATCAAGAGAATCCCCCCTCATTCACTCCCTTATCTTTCCTTCTATTTCCAAATCCCTTCGCCCCCCTCTCATTCAGatcatttcttttcttctgtcctGTTGTGACGGTACAACAGCTCAATGAAAACAGGCAAAGCAAAGCGTGTACTTAAGGGAATGATGGAAAAAGAGACCTGTCATTAAAATAAAAGCCACACTTTTAAAtcgaggtaaaaaaaaaccaaataacaAGAATTAGCACAGTTCTGTTAAATTGGATGTAACCTGCTCCAAGTGTTTTTTGATACAGGAAGTGGaactataaattttaataaataaataaatgtaatttgtTCCTTGCCCAGTAttgcacaaaacaaaaataaaatacaaacatgttaaaaataaacaGACAATAAACTAATAGATTTAAACATAGTGGACCAACAAAAACCAAAAccatttacaaataaaaacatctaaaaaGCTTTGTAAAAAATCCAACAGAATACAATCCTATTAAAGCTGAGCAGTAAATTTTACACAGGAACGAAAAGGGCAAAAGCGTTATAGCATTGTTTtgaaaaatcttaaatctggcacAGGGCTAAGCTTACACATAGAAAGAAGGACAACGATCGCAGGAAAGACACAGAAGAAGTACTGAGGGAGTTCTGGCCAGTCCTTGAATCTGACCCCCCTGAGGGGCTGGCCCAGTGGCTAGGTGGCAGGTGCTGTGCACTGCCCTGAGGGAGACCTAGGTTTGACGCTCAGGTCTTTCATTCCCTGGGATGGCTGGGACTGGAGATCCTGTGGAGTCAGCACTCACAGGCCCTTGGAGGGAGAGGCACATGGAGAACCctggacagaggaggagagaaggcacaggcagtgcTCAAGGAGTGCAGAAGAAAGGGGATATGAGCAAGCCAGATGACTCTTGGGTTGTATGTTTTTTTTGTCATATTCTCGGTTTCTAGGCAAAGATAGACAGAAAGAGTGAAATAGACACTTACAGAGAGGTAAAAACATAGATAATTCACACGGTGTAATTAATTACAGTACTCTGCTTCTAAGTAATGGGACTGCAGATCTATATTAAGCTTACGTTACCAGGTCTTGTTACAGAGTCATCATATAATATCTTTCCGTATCCTTCTCCTCTATAGACCTGAACAATGGGGGAAGGAAACAACACTTTTTTGACTGAATTAATTCTGGTGGGGTTCACTGTCATACCCCAGCTACAGATTGTCCTCTTCACCATCTTTCTGGCCATCTACGTCTTCACCGTCACAACCAATATCATCATTATCAGCATTGTGAGAGCAGATCAACACCTCCACAAACCCATGTATTTCTTCATCTCCAACTTCTCCTTCCTGGAATTGTGCTACACCACCACcttcttccccaaaatgatgGCCGGTCTGGTGACGGGGAACAAAACCATCTCAGTTCAGGGCTGCATCATTCAGTTCTATTTCATGAATGACTTTGCATTGACCATACACTTCTTTTTGGCCGTTATGTCTTTCGATCGCTACCTAGCCATCTGTCGCCCCTTGCATTACACAACTATTATGACCAGCAGGGTCAGTGGTTATCTGGCGCTCTTTGCTTGGACTGCAGGATTTGTTTCTCCAGTGATGCCAGCTGGCTTGGTCTCCACCTTAAACTTCTGTGGTCCACAGAATATTGACCATTTCTTTTGTGACTTTGCCCCTGTGCTAAAACTTTCCTGTACTGACACCTCGCTGGTGGAGATCACTTATTTATCATTTGTATGGACCATAGTACTTTGCTGCTTCCTCTTCACCTTGGTATCTTATGCTCACATCATCTCCACTGTCTTACGCATCAAGTCCCCATTTGGGCGAAAAAAGactttctccacctgctcctcccacctcgcTGTAGTGAGTATCTTTTACAGTACCGTGATTTTTATGTACCTCAGACCTCCGGGAAAAACAACATTTCACTCGGACAAAGTGGTGTCTGTCTTCTATTCAATGGTGACTCCTGTATTCAACCCCATCGTCTACAGCCTGAGGAACCAAGAGGTGAAGAAAGCTTTGGCAAAGGTTTTATACCGGCATCTAAAGCTTGGTTAAAAGACAACTGATGTTTAGACTCACTCTGTGAAAGTATCTACTGTGGAAGGTATGAAACACAAAGGCAGATGAAGATGAAACAGCCCATCTAATGTGTGCCCTTTTTCTCTACTCATTGCAATACTGAAGACCCCAGTTGATTGCCAGTATTTTTTTCACATAACataaggatgctgagatatattaatttacacaagtgctgtaatgattcggtacatagttttctagatgatataattggtttgtgatacattactgtccaggaattatcagtttaaaaacaattctaactttataagtgtcaatTTCTCTTCTGGTGAAGAACGAGAAGGTAAAGTAAAAACAGCTAGAAATACAGCTACACACCTTATTTGTTCATACCTCTCACTtcgcctgcctcactgtttccccttctctgtttggtaggcttgcttgaatagccaagtttttaagccttttctgaaggttttgttgtctttttcCAACCTTAACTCCGGTGGCATAGTGTTCcacagtatgggtcctgccaaggatagtgctctctctcttacttgagttagtcttgctgtctttatTGATGGGATAGTAAGGAGGGCTTTTttcgctgatcttaggtttctgtttggtacgtgtagtcggagggctgtgttaagccattctgatttttcgttatgtattaatttatgtatgatgcaaagtgttttgtattgtattctctgctcaacaggtaaccagtgtaactcggctagggtttcagtgatgtggtctcttttactttttccgGTCAAAATTcctgcagcagtgttttgtaaaatttgtagtggtctgagtgaggtgtatggtaagcctagtagtagcgcattacagtagtcggtgcttgcaaaaatcaatgcttgtaggACTGAACcttgctggtagtcatttagctttctttccacctttcctaatgtgtggaatacatctagtctgggcttccaagatggtatttttaaataaaaagtccatgcctgagctaaaatCTTACCCTTTGCAgtagctcctttcagttttttcctagcCATTTTCCATGCTACTATAAATGCTGTAAATATAAACCATTTagatacaaaatgaaaaatgagttTAGTTTATAGCAGTTACAATGGAATATTAGGATAAAAATGAGTTTCTGGAGTCCTTGTGAACCAGGCAGACTGAAGTTAGGGGAGTG
Protein-coding regions in this window:
- the LOC115078588 gene encoding olfactory receptor 6F1-like; its protein translation is MGEGNNTFLTELILVGFTVIPQLQIVLFTIFLAIYVFTVTTNIIIISIVRADQHLHKPMYFFISNFSFLELCYTTTFFPKMMAGLVTGNKTISVQGCIIQFYFMNDFALTIHFFLAVMSFDRYLAICRPLHYTTIMTSRVSGYLALFAWTAGFVSPVMPAGLVSTLNFCGPQNIDHFFCDFAPVLKLSCTDTSLVEITYLSFVWTIVLCCFLFTLVSYAHIISTVLRIKSPFGRKKTFSTCSSHLAVVSIFYSTVIFMYLRPPGKTTFHSDKVVSVFYSMVTPVFNPIVYSLRNQEVKKALAKVLYRHLKLG